Proteins from a genomic interval of Mesobacillus sp. S13:
- a CDS encoding aldehyde dehydrogenase family protein, translating into MKQNLWINGESVETETYRPLFNPFNGEKIADVAEAGNKDVTKAIDSAAGAARVMAEMDAHKRSDILRRVAEFIQEDREECARLIAEESSKPLKIARGEVDRTIMTYTFASEEARRIHGETIPMDAAPGGEGRVAYTVREPLGVIAAITPFNFPMNLVAHKVGPAIAAGNTVALKPASQTPLSAYKIASYFHRAGLPAGALNVVTGSGKSVGDVLISDDRVKMVTFTGSPEVGKHIRENAGLKRVTLELGSNSALIVDEGTDFNKVMPRIVTGAFSNQGQVCISIQRIFVHESIADKFVSTFVEETGKLKVGNPLDEQTDLAAMISANDVARAKTWVQDAVENGAELVYGGESDKQILKPTVLLNAQLTDKISCEEVFAPVVHINTFIEFDDALAQVNDSQFGLQAGVYTKDLQKAFKAAKILHVGGVMINDIPTFRVDHMPYGGVKLSGNGREGIKYALEEMTELKLVSIKLD; encoded by the coding sequence ATGAAACAGAACTTATGGATAAATGGAGAGAGCGTTGAAACGGAAACATATCGTCCGCTTTTTAATCCATTCAATGGAGAAAAAATTGCTGATGTTGCCGAAGCAGGCAATAAAGATGTCACAAAAGCAATTGATTCAGCGGCAGGAGCAGCAAGAGTGATGGCGGAAATGGATGCCCACAAGCGTTCTGATATCCTGCGTAGAGTGGCTGAATTCATCCAGGAAGACAGGGAGGAATGTGCCCGGCTGATTGCGGAGGAATCCTCCAAACCCTTGAAGATAGCTCGAGGAGAAGTTGACCGTACGATCATGACCTATACTTTTGCTTCAGAAGAGGCTAGGAGGATTCATGGTGAAACAATCCCAATGGATGCGGCACCTGGAGGCGAGGGAAGAGTCGCTTATACAGTCAGGGAACCGCTGGGTGTGATTGCTGCGATCACTCCTTTCAACTTTCCGATGAATCTCGTGGCCCATAAGGTCGGCCCGGCTATTGCTGCCGGTAATACGGTCGCCCTTAAGCCAGCCAGCCAGACACCGTTATCGGCATACAAAATAGCTTCCTATTTTCATAGGGCAGGATTGCCTGCAGGTGCTCTGAATGTAGTCACTGGAAGTGGGAAGAGTGTTGGCGATGTACTGATTTCAGATGATCGGGTAAAAATGGTCACATTCACAGGTAGCCCTGAAGTGGGAAAGCATATCCGCGAAAATGCAGGCCTCAAAAGGGTAACTCTTGAACTAGGTTCGAATTCCGCATTGATTGTCGACGAAGGAACTGATTTTAACAAGGTTATGCCAAGAATCGTTACGGGAGCATTCTCAAATCAAGGCCAGGTCTGCATATCCATTCAGAGAATTTTTGTGCATGAAAGCATTGCTGATAAATTTGTTTCAACATTTGTAGAAGAAACTGGTAAGCTGAAGGTAGGAAATCCGCTGGATGAACAAACAGATTTAGCTGCGATGATCAGTGCTAATGATGTGGCCAGGGCAAAAACGTGGGTTCAGGACGCTGTGGAAAATGGAGCGGAGCTGGTATATGGCGGAGAAAGCGATAAGCAAATCCTGAAGCCGACCGTGCTGCTCAATGCACAGCTCACTGACAAAATTTCCTGTGAGGAAGTTTTCGCGCCAGTTGTCCATATCAACACTTTCATAGAATTCGATGATGCGCTCGCTCAGGTCAATGACTCCCAATTTGGCCTTCAGGCAGGGGTCTATACAAAAGATCTTCAAAAAGCTTTCAAAGCAGCAAAAATCCTTCATGTTGGCGGTGTAATGATCAATGATATCCCGACATTCCGGGTGGATCACATGCCATATGGAGGTGTCAAATTGAGCGGGAACGGCAGAGAAGGGATTAAATATGCTTTAGAAGAGATGACAGAACTGAAGCTCGTATCCATTAAACTAGATTGA
- the gabT gene encoding 4-aminobutyrate--2-oxoglutarate transaminase, whose protein sequence is MGYIKINTAIPGPKAQALLARKEKSVPLGPFNTIKSFAEKGEGALLTDVDGNTFIDFAGAIGTLNVGHCPPEVVDALHEQIDRYLHPCFHVMMYEPYIELSELLNEITPGTHDKKTFFLSSGAEAVENAIKIARKYSGRKGIISFERGFHGRTYMAMSLTSKVKPYKYQFGPFAPETYKWPYPVYSQEKEMKPEELDAYMLKKFETFFLSEVPATEIAAVIMEPIQGEGGFNIPSKAFVQGVKKICEQYGILFIADEIQTGFGRTGKMFAMEHYDVVPDLMTMSKSIAAGLPISAVTGRAEIMDSAGVGEIGGTFGGSPLGCVAAVKVVKMIEEQNLLDRANLFGEKFHARFGKLTDRFPEIGDIRSIGAMCAIECFDKNDQPNGQLVREILAKAHQRGLILMSAGLYGNVIRLLAPLVITDDQIEEGFDVLEAVINECCER, encoded by the coding sequence ATGGGATATATAAAGATTAACACAGCGATACCGGGTCCGAAGGCACAGGCATTGTTAGCGCGAAAAGAAAAAAGTGTTCCTCTTGGACCATTCAACACAATCAAGTCGTTTGCGGAAAAAGGGGAAGGTGCATTGTTGACTGACGTCGATGGAAATACCTTCATCGATTTTGCCGGGGCCATTGGAACGCTGAATGTTGGACACTGTCCGCCTGAGGTTGTGGATGCACTGCATGAACAGATTGACCGCTACCTTCACCCTTGCTTTCATGTGATGATGTATGAACCATATATTGAACTGTCAGAATTGCTGAATGAGATCACCCCAGGAACTCATGATAAAAAAACCTTCTTTCTAAGCAGCGGAGCAGAAGCAGTTGAGAATGCGATCAAGATCGCGAGGAAATATTCAGGACGAAAAGGAATCATTTCTTTTGAAAGAGGATTTCATGGCAGGACCTATATGGCCATGTCCCTGACTAGTAAAGTGAAACCATACAAATACCAGTTCGGGCCATTCGCTCCGGAAACTTATAAATGGCCATATCCGGTGTATTCCCAGGAGAAAGAGATGAAACCTGAAGAACTGGACGCCTATATGCTGAAAAAGTTTGAGACCTTTTTCCTTAGTGAGGTTCCTGCTACCGAAATTGCGGCTGTCATAATGGAACCAATTCAAGGGGAAGGTGGATTTAATATTCCGTCCAAGGCGTTTGTCCAGGGAGTGAAAAAAATCTGTGAACAATATGGAATTCTCTTTATCGCAGATGAAATTCAAACTGGCTTTGGCAGGACGGGAAAGATGTTTGCGATGGAGCACTACGACGTTGTACCAGACTTGATGACCATGTCAAAATCAATAGCTGCCGGACTTCCGATCAGTGCGGTCACAGGAAGGGCCGAGATTATGGATTCTGCAGGCGTTGGCGAAATTGGCGGCACCTTTGGAGGAAGTCCTCTCGGTTGTGTAGCGGCCGTAAAAGTCGTTAAAATGATAGAAGAACAAAATCTTCTTGATAGAGCAAACTTGTTTGGTGAAAAATTTCATGCTAGGTTCGGCAAGCTGACAGACCGCTTCCCGGAGATTGGCGATATCCGTTCAATTGGAGCAATGTGTGCAATTGAATGTTTCGATAAGAATGATCAACCTAACGGACAATTGGTCCGCGAAATACTCGCTAAAGCACATCAGCGAGGCTTGATCTTGATGAGCGCAGGTCTTTACGGTAATGTAATCAGGCTTTTGGCTCCTCTCGTCATAACAGATGATCAGATTGAGGAAGGATTCGATGTGCTGGAAGCAGTCATAAATGAATGCTGCGAGCGATAG
- a CDS encoding peptidase, whose protein sequence is MQTPEQKVRNYIKESRIRGTRLLQKLVQEPSTRGDESGAQAVIIEKCRELGLEMDIWEIGDNTLTVHPAFCSDRKDFDGNPNAIGIMRGTGGGKSMILNGHIDVVPAGDPKDWDKDPFSGHIECGKLFGRGSTDMKGGTTSLLMAMEAIKNSGIKLKGDVIFQSVIEEESGGAGTLATVLKGYKADAAIIPEPTNMKLFPKQQGSMWFRISVKGKGAHGGTRYEGVNAIEKSMLVIDRLRSLETQRNERITDPFFESIPIPIPINIGKIHAGDWPSSVPDLAVIEGRMGVAPNETQEEAKYEMLEAIAEVCNEDPWLRDHSPELEWFGASWLPGDLDPEHELIHVLSDSFKEVKEKTPLIEASPWATDGGILSKVGGVPVVVFGPGVTETAHQANEYIKLEDVFEAAEIIALALLKWCEVSD, encoded by the coding sequence GTGCAAACTCCTGAGCAAAAGGTGAGGAATTACATTAAAGAGAGCAGAATCAGAGGGACGCGGCTTTTACAGAAGTTAGTCCAGGAACCTAGTACAAGAGGGGATGAAAGCGGAGCGCAGGCAGTCATTATAGAAAAATGCCGCGAGCTTGGACTTGAAATGGATATATGGGAAATCGGGGATAACACACTTACTGTCCACCCAGCGTTTTGTTCTGATCGAAAAGACTTCGATGGAAATCCAAATGCTATCGGGATTATGAGGGGGACAGGCGGAGGGAAGTCGATGATCCTCAATGGACATATTGATGTTGTTCCCGCTGGTGACCCAAAAGATTGGGATAAAGACCCGTTCAGCGGGCATATCGAATGCGGCAAGTTGTTTGGCAGAGGCTCGACAGATATGAAGGGCGGCACAACTTCACTGCTCATGGCGATGGAGGCAATTAAGAATTCAGGAATAAAGTTAAAGGGCGATGTTATTTTTCAGAGTGTGATTGAAGAAGAAAGCGGTGGTGCCGGTACCCTTGCCACGGTCCTGAAAGGTTATAAAGCGGATGCAGCCATCATCCCTGAACCGACCAATATGAAACTGTTTCCAAAACAGCAGGGATCGATGTGGTTCAGAATCTCTGTAAAAGGAAAAGGGGCACATGGCGGGACAAGGTATGAAGGGGTCAACGCGATTGAAAAATCCATGCTGGTGATAGATAGACTGAGAAGCTTGGAGACTCAGAGGAATGAGAGAATCACAGACCCGTTTTTTGAGAGCATCCCAATCCCAATTCCTATCAATATAGGGAAAATCCATGCAGGAGATTGGCCATCTTCTGTACCAGATTTAGCTGTCATTGAGGGCAGGATGGGGGTCGCCCCAAATGAAACACAGGAAGAGGCAAAGTATGAAATGTTGGAAGCCATTGCGGAAGTCTGTAATGAAGATCCGTGGTTGAGAGATCATTCACCTGAGCTTGAATGGTTCGGTGCTAGCTGGCTGCCAGGCGACCTGGATCCCGAACATGAACTGATCCATGTCCTTTCAGATAGCTTTAAGGAAGTTAAAGAAAAGACTCCATTAATCGAGGCGTCTCCATGGGCTACTGACGGAGGAATTCTTTCGAAGGTTGGCGGAGTGCCTGTAGTGGTCTTTGGACCGGGAGTAACGGAAACAGCACACCAGGCGAATGAGTATATCAAGCTAGAAGATGTTTTTGAAGCTGCTGAAATCATAGCCCTTGCATTACTTAAGTGGTGTGAGGTCAGCGATTAG
- a CDS encoding 3-oxoacid CoA-transferase subunit B has translation MGMGVDVRNRMARRAAEEISPGMVVNLGIGIPSLVPNHLPKNTRVMFHAENGIIGMGESPEKGFEDENLCNAGGFPVTVVAGSSYCDSAVAFGMIRRGRVDLTILGSLQVSQKGDLANWIVPGKKVPGMGGAMELAQKAQKVAVLMNHTDKNGVSKIVPSCTLPLTAAECVDMVITDLAVFKIMDGSLILSELFAPHTIPEVTSKTACEFTVAAEVRIIEY, from the coding sequence ATGGGCATGGGAGTAGATGTCAGAAATAGAATGGCCAGACGAGCTGCCGAAGAAATCTCTCCGGGCATGGTTGTCAATCTAGGCATAGGAATTCCCTCACTGGTCCCAAACCACCTTCCCAAGAATACGAGAGTCATGTTCCATGCTGAGAACGGAATTATTGGGATGGGGGAGTCGCCTGAAAAAGGTTTTGAGGATGAAAACCTATGCAATGCTGGCGGCTTCCCTGTTACTGTCGTGGCGGGTTCCTCTTATTGTGATAGCGCTGTTGCCTTTGGAATGATTCGCAGGGGCAGAGTGGATCTTACGATTCTAGGATCCTTGCAGGTTAGCCAAAAAGGGGACCTGGCAAACTGGATTGTCCCCGGCAAGAAGGTTCCAGGTATGGGAGGAGCAATGGAGCTGGCACAGAAGGCCCAGAAAGTTGCCGTATTGATGAACCATACCGATAAAAACGGGGTTTCTAAAATTGTCCCATCCTGTACCTTGCCTTTAACGGCAGCTGAATGTGTCGACATGGTGATTACCGACCTCGCAGTTTTTAAAATAATGGATGGATCTTTGATTTTGTCTGAACTTTTTGCGCCACATACAATACCTGAAGTTACCTCTAAGACCGCATGCGAATTTACAGTCGCAGCTGAGGTCCGGATTATCGAATATTAA
- a CDS encoding CoA transferase subunit A → MENPFGKIATLEQAMEHFYDGMTLMFGGFGGVGSPPDLIDGILEKEIKDLVLIGNDTGFPEIGIGKIVSRGKAKKVVASHIGSNPVAGELMTKGELEVEFSPQGTLTERIRAGGMGLGAILTDVGVEHEFVSKGKKRMTLNGKDYLIETALTAEVSIVYAKKADPYGNLVFDKSSRNTNPLVAMAGNFTIAEAEEIVPLGSLDPEEIVTPGVFVDMVIPSGGVNWRWAWE, encoded by the coding sequence ATGGAAAATCCATTTGGAAAGATAGCCACACTTGAACAAGCAATGGAGCATTTTTATGACGGGATGACCTTGATGTTTGGCGGGTTTGGCGGAGTAGGATCTCCTCCTGACCTGATAGACGGCATTCTCGAAAAAGAAATAAAAGACCTTGTGCTGATTGGGAATGATACGGGTTTTCCTGAAATCGGAATTGGGAAAATTGTCAGCCGCGGCAAGGCAAAGAAAGTCGTCGCCTCGCATATCGGCTCTAATCCAGTTGCAGGTGAACTGATGACCAAGGGGGAGCTGGAGGTAGAGTTTTCGCCACAGGGAACCCTTACAGAACGAATCCGTGCTGGAGGAATGGGTCTCGGCGCCATTTTGACAGATGTAGGCGTTGAACATGAGTTTGTTTCTAAAGGAAAAAAAAGAATGACCTTGAACGGCAAAGACTATTTGATCGAAACAGCTTTAACTGCCGAAGTTTCAATCGTTTATGCCAAAAAAGCAGACCCATACGGAAATCTTGTTTTTGATAAAAGTTCCAGGAATACGAACCCACTTGTAGCGATGGCGGGGAATTTCACCATTGCAGAGGCAGAGGAAATTGTCCCCCTGGGCAGCCTGGATCCTGAAGAAATCGTTACACCTGGAGTATTTGTAGATATGGTAATTCCTTCTGGAGGGGTGAATTGGAGATGGGCATGGGAGTAG
- a CDS encoding aspartate aminotransferase family protein, whose translation MKPSYLIKPALDESYPEIDYGKGVFLFDKEGQKYLDAASGAVTANIGHGVPEIILAMHEQSKKVSFVYRSQFTSEAAEKLAEKLADALPGDLNWSFFVNSGSEATETALKIAIQYWQEKGIKSKTKILSRWISYHGITLGALSMSGHPGRRARFVPLLEEFPSISPPYCYRCPYQSSAPECGFLCALELEGAIKRIGSEHIAGFIAEPVIGAAGGAITPPKGYYETIKKICDENNILFIADEVMTGFGRTGPMLASEHWNIIPDIVALGKGMGAGYAPIAATVVSDHVMEPIENGSKSIMSGHTLSANPQSCAAALAVLEYLENNQILNEVESKSIYLKNKLDKLKNQFEFIGDVRGKGLLLGLEFVRLAGAKIPFERSIKLTELVVKTGREKGILLYPAGAGLDGLSGDAVIISPPLTITRREIDELIALLKATFLEVYRILGFPCENGDEK comes from the coding sequence ATGAAGCCGTCCTACTTGATAAAACCTGCCTTGGATGAAAGCTATCCAGAGATTGACTATGGAAAGGGTGTCTTTCTTTTTGACAAAGAAGGCCAAAAATATCTAGATGCTGCATCCGGGGCTGTCACGGCAAATATTGGACACGGGGTTCCTGAAATTATCCTGGCCATGCATGAACAGTCGAAAAAGGTGTCATTTGTCTATCGCTCCCAATTCACTAGTGAGGCAGCCGAAAAACTTGCGGAAAAACTAGCCGATGCTCTGCCAGGGGATTTAAATTGGAGTTTCTTCGTAAATAGTGGTTCAGAGGCTACAGAAACCGCGCTGAAGATTGCGATTCAGTACTGGCAAGAGAAGGGGATCAAGTCAAAAACAAAAATTTTATCACGATGGATCAGCTACCATGGAATCACGCTTGGTGCCCTATCGATGTCAGGTCATCCAGGGAGAAGAGCAAGGTTCGTTCCATTGCTTGAGGAATTTCCGTCCATTTCACCTCCATATTGTTACCGATGTCCATATCAAAGCTCAGCACCTGAGTGTGGCTTTTTATGTGCGCTGGAGCTTGAGGGAGCGATCAAGCGGATTGGTTCTGAACATATCGCCGGATTTATTGCAGAACCGGTGATCGGTGCTGCTGGAGGCGCAATAACTCCCCCAAAGGGCTACTACGAAACGATTAAAAAGATTTGTGACGAAAACAATATATTATTCATCGCGGATGAGGTGATGACAGGGTTTGGCCGAACAGGACCGATGCTCGCATCTGAACACTGGAACATCATCCCCGATATTGTCGCCCTTGGAAAAGGAATGGGAGCAGGATACGCTCCGATTGCAGCAACGGTTGTCAGTGATCATGTGATGGAGCCTATTGAGAATGGCTCTAAATCGATTATGAGCGGCCATACGCTTAGCGCGAATCCACAATCATGCGCAGCCGCACTGGCGGTATTGGAATACCTTGAGAACAATCAAATTCTTAATGAAGTCGAATCAAAGTCTATTTACCTGAAAAACAAGCTCGATAAGTTGAAGAATCAGTTTGAGTTTATCGGTGATGTCCGGGGAAAGGGCTTGCTTCTCGGTCTTGAATTTGTCAGATTGGCAGGTGCAAAAATCCCGTTTGAACGAAGCATCAAATTAACAGAGCTAGTTGTAAAAACAGGAAGAGAAAAAGGGATTCTGCTCTATCCAGCAGGTGCCGGCCTGGATGGCCTGTCAGGGGACGCAGTCATTATCTCTCCGCCGCTGACGATCACCAGGCGAGAGATTGATGAATTGATAGCTCTGCTGAAGGCAACATTCCTTGAAGTATATAGAATACTGGGATTTCCTTGTGAAAATGGAGATGAGAAATAG
- a CDS encoding S66 peptidase family protein: protein MFAPKLVPGDEIRVIAPSTSMVILKGAQVDLSVERLTKLGFNVTFGKNAEAHDEFFSSSIAERIEDLHDAFADPNVKGILTAIGGYNSNQLLKYIDFDLIAANPKILCGYSDITALQLAIYQKTGLVTYSGPHFSSFGVKHGLEYTMESFLQAVTNDAPYEVVPSATWSDDAWYLDQENRTFHEQNGFLILQEGEAEGKLIGGNLCTMNLLQGTEFMPSLKDSILFIEDDEESHSRSFDRDLQSLLHLPDADSIKALLIGRFQKNSNITEEALRKIISSKEELRNIPIIANVNFGHVQPFATLPIGATATVKAAAGQTEIFIEQKE from the coding sequence ATGTTTGCACCTAAATTAGTGCCAGGGGACGAAATAAGAGTGATTGCGCCTTCGACCAGCATGGTCATATTGAAGGGGGCCCAGGTTGATTTGTCTGTTGAGAGGTTGACCAAGCTGGGTTTCAATGTGACATTTGGGAAGAATGCGGAGGCACACGACGAGTTCTTCAGCTCTTCCATTGCTGAAAGGATCGAGGACTTGCATGATGCTTTTGCCGATCCAAATGTAAAAGGAATCTTAACGGCAATTGGCGGATATAATTCCAATCAGCTGCTAAAGTATATAGACTTTGACCTGATTGCTGCTAATCCTAAAATTCTATGTGGATACAGTGACATTACCGCGCTTCAGCTGGCGATCTATCAAAAAACAGGTCTCGTAACCTACTCAGGTCCACATTTTTCAAGCTTCGGCGTGAAGCATGGACTTGAATATACGATGGAATCGTTTTTGCAGGCAGTCACGAATGATGCTCCTTATGAAGTCGTTCCATCTGCAACATGGTCCGACGATGCCTGGTATCTTGACCAGGAAAATCGGACATTCCATGAACAAAACGGCTTTCTAATCCTCCAGGAAGGAGAAGCCGAGGGAAAACTGATTGGCGGAAACCTTTGTACGATGAACCTGCTTCAGGGAACAGAGTTTATGCCTTCACTGAAAGATAGCATCCTGTTCATTGAGGATGACGAAGAAAGCCATTCAAGGAGCTTCGACAGGGATCTGCAGTCGCTGCTGCATCTGCCGGATGCTGACTCGATAAAAGCGCTATTGATTGGCCGCTTCCAAAAAAACTCCAATATTACAGAAGAGGCACTAAGGAAGATTATTTCCAGTAAGGAAGAGCTGCGCAACATACCCATCATCGCAAACGTCAACTTTGGCCATGTCCAGCCATTTGCGACATTGCCAATCGGAGCAACCGCAACTGTAAAAGCAGCAGCTGGCCAAACCGAGATCTTTATTGAACAAAAAGAATAG
- a CDS encoding NAD(P)/FAD-dependent oxidoreductase, producing MNTNYDVIVVGAGPAGIFTCYELSLKMPEAKVLLVDKGHDIYRRNCPILQKKIEKCPPPAGKKDFAGCLPACSITNGFGGAGAYSDGKFNITSEFGGWMTDYLPDSKVVELIKYVDEINLKHGATESITDPMTDKVREIERRGYAAGLKLLRAQVRHLGTEQNLEILKNIFEYLKDKVDMAFKTEIEDLITEKTADGHIVKGVELKNGEKILAEKVVVAPGRDGSKWLTQLLKKRRLTMMNNQVDIGVRVETSNVVMEEINEHLYEGKFIFNTSVGTSVRTFCSNPSGHVVVENHSGIMLANGHAYKDPKLGSSNTNFALLVSHTFSEPFDKPNEYAHEISRLANSLSNGGLIVQKYGDILKGRRSTEKRIKEGFLEPTLKEAVPGDLGLVLPYNTLKSLIEMTEALNQVTPGLASEHTLFYGVEAKFYSARPKLNDKFETEIGGLYVGGDGAGITRGLAQASACGVWIATDIIEKSKVGRKAEPAFV from the coding sequence ATGAATACAAACTATGATGTGATTGTCGTTGGAGCAGGTCCGGCAGGTATATTTACTTGTTATGAATTATCGTTGAAGATGCCTGAGGCAAAGGTTTTGCTGGTTGATAAAGGCCACGATATTTATCGGAGGAATTGCCCGATACTACAGAAGAAAATTGAGAAATGTCCGCCGCCAGCCGGGAAGAAGGATTTTGCCGGTTGCCTTCCAGCATGTTCGATTACGAATGGGTTTGGCGGTGCCGGTGCCTATTCAGATGGAAAGTTCAATATAACAAGTGAATTCGGCGGATGGATGACGGATTACCTTCCTGATTCAAAAGTCGTCGAGCTTATTAAATACGTAGATGAAATTAACCTTAAGCATGGAGCTACAGAAAGCATCACCGACCCGATGACAGATAAGGTCAGGGAAATTGAAAGAAGAGGCTATGCCGCAGGATTGAAGCTGCTACGAGCACAGGTGCGTCATCTTGGTACTGAACAGAATCTTGAGATTTTAAAAAATATTTTTGAATACTTAAAAGATAAAGTTGATATGGCGTTCAAGACGGAGATCGAGGATTTGATTACCGAGAAAACTGCTGATGGCCATATAGTCAAAGGTGTTGAGCTTAAGAACGGTGAGAAAATCCTTGCTGAGAAAGTGGTCGTTGCCCCTGGCCGTGACGGCTCCAAATGGCTGACACAGCTTTTGAAAAAAAGAAGGCTTACGATGATGAACAACCAGGTCGACATTGGCGTCCGTGTGGAAACGTCCAATGTTGTTATGGAGGAAATAAATGAGCATTTATATGAAGGGAAATTCATCTTCAATACTTCCGTAGGGACTAGTGTAAGAACGTTCTGCAGCAATCCTTCTGGACATGTCGTTGTCGAAAATCATTCTGGAATCATGCTTGCAAATGGCCATGCTTACAAAGATCCTAAACTTGGAAGCAGCAATACCAACTTTGCCTTGCTTGTATCGCATACTTTTTCTGAGCCATTCGATAAGCCGAATGAATATGCACATGAGATTTCCAGACTGGCAAACAGCCTTTCCAACGGCGGCCTGATTGTCCAGAAATACGGTGATATTTTAAAGGGGCGCAGGTCAACGGAGAAGAGGATCAAAGAAGGATTTTTAGAGCCGACATTAAAGGAAGCTGTTCCAGGTGATCTGGGACTTGTCCTTCCATATAACACACTGAAGAGCTTGATCGAGATGACAGAAGCACTTAACCAGGTCACTCCAGGGCTTGCTTCAGAACATACCTTGTTCTATGGAGTCGAGGCAAAATTCTATTCTGCAAGACCGAAGTTGAATGACAAATTTGAAACCGAAATTGGCGGCCTGTATGTCGGAGGGGACGGAGCCGGCATCACAAGAGGTCTGGCACAGGCAAGCGCATGCGGTGTCTGGATTGCCACCGACATCATCGAAAAGTCAAAGGTTGGCCGAAAAGCTGAGCCTGCATTCGTTTAA
- a CDS encoding YjcZ family sporulation protein yields MATAPTYGTFCGGGYPYAGVAGAGYGYGGFALIVVLFILLIIIGACCSYNW; encoded by the coding sequence ATGGCAACAGCACCAACTTATGGAACTTTCTGCGGCGGAGGTTATCCTTATGCAGGAGTAGCAGGTGCTGGTTACGGATACGGCGGTTTCGCTTTAATCGTTGTATTGTTCATCTTGTTGATCATCATTGGTGCATGCTGCAGCTATAACTGGTAA
- a CDS encoding SGNH/GDSL hydrolase family protein has protein sequence MSSIILLTAAVMIFLAIQSEHYFSKNLTVYEKIEAGSKIHYLIIGDSIGRGAGAEDKDLRWYSQFEVLLRDFSGSRARRNMIVQSGATAFEGIYKLEKAPYFRDIDLIFIVFGENDRKYMDSEQFTFFYEKLIRNAKERYPGSEVITIIESPLKQEEFADAINRVSVHYGAKPLDMRIPFKQSGMLTEQLTTDTVHPNGKGYQLYAASILELIKSNINSDTETASLPKPLTMDQSFTLYEKKNLSRSQGFVFDNGMNISRRAGDYLEYEFQGPILGVKAIRSQEGGMLKVLIDGEYVTTLSTWWPFTRERYLYIASGLDKGRHTVRFETLDKTSSNNTSEKSVIQISSIIVAKDEQK, from the coding sequence ATGTCCAGTATAATTCTCCTCACCGCCGCAGTTATGATCTTTTTAGCGATACAGTCCGAACATTACTTTTCAAAGAATTTAACGGTATATGAAAAAATTGAAGCTGGTTCGAAGATTCATTATTTAATAATCGGAGACAGCATTGGCCGGGGTGCTGGTGCAGAAGATAAGGACTTACGCTGGTATAGCCAATTCGAGGTCCTTCTCAGAGATTTCAGCGGATCCCGGGCAAGAAGGAATATGATCGTCCAGAGCGGGGCAACCGCGTTCGAAGGAATTTACAAACTGGAGAAGGCCCCGTATTTCCGGGACATAGATCTCATCTTTATTGTTTTTGGCGAAAATGATCGCAAATACATGGACTCTGAACAGTTTACTTTTTTTTATGAAAAATTGATCCGAAATGCCAAGGAGCGCTATCCTGGCTCTGAAGTCATCACAATCATCGAAAGTCCTTTAAAACAGGAGGAATTTGCTGATGCGATAAATAGAGTGTCGGTGCATTATGGAGCAAAGCCACTAGACATGCGGATTCCTTTTAAACAGTCAGGGATGCTTACTGAGCAGCTCACCACAGATACGGTCCATCCTAATGGGAAAGGATATCAGTTATACGCGGCTTCAATACTTGAACTGATTAAGAGTAATATCAATTCAGATACCGAGACTGCCAGTCTTCCAAAACCTTTAACCATGGACCAATCCTTTACTCTGTACGAAAAAAAGAATTTATCTCGCAGCCAGGGATTCGTCTTTGATAATGGAATGAATATCAGCAGGAGAGCTGGAGATTACCTAGAATACGAGTTCCAAGGCCCTATTCTTGGAGTTAAGGCGATTCGAAGCCAGGAGGGAGGAATGCTGAAGGTGTTGATCGACGGAGAATATGTCACGACGCTTTCGACATGGTGGCCCTTCACTCGGGAAAGATATCTATATATCGCAAGCGGGCTTGATAAAGGACGGCACACAGTCCGATTTGAAACATTGGACAAAACTTCATCAAACAATACAAGTGAAAAGTCAGTCATCCAGATATCCTCAATTATCGTTGCGAAAGATGAACAAAAATAA